TGTCTAGTTACAGGTCTCAGGTTTCAGCTTATCTCTAAACACTAAACTCTGATCTCTGAACTCTGTTTGCGTGGAGAATAAGGGAGTCGAACCCTTGACCTCTAGAATGCAAATCTAGCGCTCTAGCCAACTGAGCTAATCCCCCGACTTATCAGTTCGCAGTGTTCAGTTTCAGTGTTCAGTTTTCACTGACTACTGCGACTGTATACTGTTGACTGGGCTGTAGTCCCGCCCAGACTTGAACTGGGGACCCCTACATTATCAGTGTAGTACTCTAACCAGCTGAGCTACGGGACTGTTTTGCGGCTGCAAGCTTCCGAGCTCTTAGCTTTTCGCGACAGCTCCCGCTTGTAACTCTTATATTTTATAAAAAAAGCAAGGGCCAATTTGTTAATTTCGTCTCCGAAATTGAAACCAAGGCTCCAGAAAGGAGGTGTTCCAGCCACACCTTCCGGTACGGCTACCTTGTTACGACTTAACCCTAGTTACTAGTTTTACCCTAGGCCGCTCCTTGCGGTCACAGACTTCAGGCACCCCCAGCTTCCATGGTTTGACGGGCGGTGTGTACAAGGCCCGGGAACGTATTCACCGGATCATGGCTGATATCCGATTACTAGCGAATCCAACTTCATGGAGTCGGGTTGCAGACTCCAATCCGAACTGGGACAGGCTTTAGAGATTAGCATCACGTCGCCGTGTAGCTGCCCTTTGTACCTGCCATTGTAACACGTGTGTAGCCCTGGACATAAGGGCCGTGCTGATTTGACGTCATCCCCACCTTCCTCTCACCTTACGGTGGCAGTCTCGCTAGAGTCCCCGGCATTATCCGCTGGCAACTAACGATAGGGGTTGCGCTCGTTATGGGACTTAACCCGACACCTCACGGCACGAGCTGACGACAACCATGCAGCACCTTGTAAATAGCCCCGAAGGGAAAACCTATCTCTAAGTTATGCAATCTACATTTAAGCCCAGGTAAGGTTCCTCGCGTATCATCGAATTAAACCACATGTTCCTCCGCTTGTGCGGGCCCCCGTCAATTCCTTTGAGTTTCAACCTTGCGATCGTACTCCCCAGGTGGATCACTTAATGCTTTCGCTCAGCCGCCTACTGTGTATCGCAGACAGCGAGTGATCATCGTTTACGGCGTGGACTACCAGGGTATCTAATCCTGTTCGCTCCCCACGCTTTCGTGCCTCAGCGTCAATCATGGCTTAGTAAGCTGCCTTCGCAATCGGCGTTCTGTGTCATATCTATGCATTTCACCGCTACACAACACATTCCGCCTACCTCAACCATATTCAAGACTTGCAGTATCAATGGCAGTTCTACAGTTAAGCTGCAGAATTTCACCACTGACTTACAAGCCCGCCTGCGCACCCTTTAAACCCAATGAATCCGGATAACGCTTGGACCCTCCGTATTACCGCGGCTGCTGGCACGGAGTTAGCCGGTCCTTATTCATTTGCTACCGTCAAATCACTACACGTAGTAACCATTCTTGGCAAACAAAAGCAGTTTACAACCCATAGGGCCGTCATCCTGCACGCGGGATGGCTGGTTCAGACTTGCGTCCATTGACCAATATTCCTCACTGCTGCCTCCCGTAGGAGTCTGGTCCGTGTCTCAGTACCAGTGTGGGGGATAATCCTCTCAGAACCCCTAAAGATCGTCGGCTTGGTGAGCCATTACCTCACCAACTACCTAATCTTACGCATGCCCATCTTATACCACCGAAGTTTTAACTATCCTTTCATGCGAAAAAACAGTACTATGGAGTGTTAATCCACGTTTCCATGGGCTATCCTCCTGTATAAGGCAGGTTGCATACGCGTTACGCACCCGTGCGCCGGTCGCCACCATCCGAAGACGTGCTGCCCCTCGACTTGCATGTGTTAAGCCTCCCGCTAGCGTTCATCCTGAGCCAGGATCAAACTCTCCGTTGTAAATATAAAAAGTTTAAATATCCTTTGCTCTCAGTTTCATCTCTCAGAAATCAACAAAGTTGGTACACCTTGCTTTTTTTTATTTCTAAATTTTTGTGCTTCAAAATGTGAAAGAACTTCCCATAAAAAATCAGCACCTCCGTTAATCCTTTAATGCTGATAAACTATGTTTCTTTATTTTCTCGTGACCTCTTCTCCTATTCTCATCCTCGCTTCGGCCACTATCGCTTTTCCCTCTTTCGGGGCGACAAAGGTAATAACTCTTTTGATTCTGCCAAAATTTTTAAACTAAATTTTAAAGTTTTTTTCAGCTCCCGGTATCTCGTTTTTGTCTCGCAACTCAAACTCAATCCCTTCACTATTACCCCTCAATCTTTCGAATGAACTTCGCTGTTAAAGCGGCTGCAAAAGTAATAGCTTATTTTTATCTGCCAAAACTTTTTTGAGGTTTTTTTAAATTTATTTTCTGACACGAAAATACATCCTTCAAAAACTCCCAAAAACCCCGCCAGATAACGGTTATCACATCATTTCTTAAATGAACTTTGCTTCCTTAAGCGGCTGCAAATGTAAGCAAGTCTTTTAGAAATCAAAGCCCCAAATGCAATTATTTTTCAAATAAATCGAAGTAATTATTTCAATGCTCTGATAATCAAAACAAACTATACTGAAAATATTTTTAAGGCTGCGGATTTAAACAGACAATACACTTGTTCTCCCGGCTGAAGATTCATATTCTTTTGCGATGCTTCGGTTACTTCAACAATAATATTCTCGCCTACATCGACTATACAAAAAGCCAAACCGTCTTTCAGAAAAACCTTTTGTATTGTGCCCTGTATCTGATTTCGCAAGGAAATATTGGATACGGGTTCTTTTGCCAATGCAATGTTCTCGGGCTTAATAAGTACTTTGAGTGGAGTATTAATTTCAACAGGACTTGTAATAAACTGTGTTAGTACCTGAATTTGCAGGTCACTCTTGTCGCTTTTTAAAAGAACCATTTCTTTTGAAGGTAACGATGCAAACACAAACAGGTGCATAATATTAAACCAGCCCGATTCGTGCATTACATTTAAGTTATCCTGATTTAAAATGAGATCGTGGAATTTACCATGAGCCAGAATTTTTCCATTCTGCAACAAAAGCAGATTGTCGGTTAAACTCAAAAGATCGGGCAAATCGTGACTTACTATTATAATAGGTATGTTAAATTTTTGGTTTACGGCATTAAGAAACGGAATAATCTCTTTGCGGAGTTTTACATCAACTGCAGAAAAAGGCTCGTCCATTAAAAGTATTTGCGAGCCACTGAGTATTGCACGCCCAATTGCAACCCGTTGTTTTTCGCCACCCGAACACTCTTCCGGCTTCTTATTTAAAAGGTGTTCTATTTTTAATGTATTAACTACCTCATCAAAAATTACACTTCTCCCCTTTTCCTTTCGGCCATAATTCAGGTTTTTACAAACTGAATAATGCGGAAACAACCTTACATCCTGGAACACATAACCCACTTTCCGATTCTTTACCGGCACATTAAGTTTGTTTTCTGAATCAAAAACCTTTTCTCCCTTTATATATATATTACCTAAATCTGGCTTAACAATTCCTGCGATGGAGTTCAGGAGGCTGGTTTTTCCGTGCCCCGACGGTCCGAATATTCCGGTAATTCCATCCGGAATCTCAGCCTTCACGTCCAGCACAAAATCTTTACGCTGCAGTTTGATATGGAATTTAAGTACCGGTTTCATGCTGTTTTTCGTTTTATAATACGTTTATTGAGAAACTCGGCAGCAATCATTGCCAGCAAGGAAAGGATAACCGAAACAAACACCAAACGCATTGTTGATGCTTCCTGCCCGGGCACTTGCATTTCAGAAAAAATTGCCAGGGGCAACGTTTGCGTTTTTCCTTCGATATTACCCGCAAATGAAATAGTGGCACCAAACTCGCCCAAACTACGGGCAAACGAAAGAATAAATCCACTAATTACGCCAGGCAATGCAAGTGGTAATGTAATTGTAAAAAACACGCGCATGTTAGAGGCTCCCAAAGTACGCGCTGCTTGCTCCAGTTTTTGATCGACAAGCTCGATTGATAAACGCACCGAACGGGTAACCAGCGGAAACGATACGAAAATGGCAGCAATTACCGCCGCATAAAACGAAAAGGCAATTTGGATACCCAGCTTTTCGTAAAAAAAGGAACCAATAAATCCTCTGTTTCCGAAAACAAGTAACAAAAGATAGCCGGTGGTAATGGGAGGTAAAACAAGTGGCAAATGTAAAATTCCCTCAACAATTGATTTGCCGTAAAATTTTTTGCGGGCTAAAAACCAGCCAATACCAACTGCAAGCGGCAAGGTAATTACCGAACAGATAATGGCAACGCTCAACGAAAGCTGAATTGCCGACCATTCACTTGCCGTATATTGAAAGAGTTCACTCAAATTTAAATCCGTGTTTTAACCAAATAACTTTAGCTTCCGGCGAACTAAGATATTCATAAAAACCAAGTGTTTGCTTATTGTTTTTTGTTTTTAGTACCGAAGCATAAAAACCGACCGGCGAATACAAACTATCCGGAACTTCTGAAACAATTTTTACTTTCTCCGATTTTAAAGCATCGGTTTTATATACAATACCCATTTCAACTTCGCCCAATTCAACTACCATAAGTGCCGAACGCACATCTTTTGTGGGCAAAATGCGGGCTTTTAATTCATCTGCATAACCGGCATTATTAATTGCCTGTTGCGCATAATCGCCGGCAGGCACATGTTTTGGATCGCCCATTGCCAGTCTTCCGGAAAAAAGTTCAGGTAAGTTACTTTGAAAAGAAATAGAATCAATCGGACTATCGAGCGGTACCACCACCACCAGCGAATTTCCGGCAACCATTTGTTTTGTTTCGGGAACGAGCAAATCGAGCTGAATTAAATAATCTACCCACTTTTCGTTTGCCGAAATATAAACTGCCGGTTGAGCGCCGTGTTCAATCTGGCGTGCCAAAGTACCCGACGAAGCAAAATTCAACTGAATATCTACTGCATTTTCCTTTTCGTAATTTTCGGCCAGTTCGGAAATTACATTGGTTAAACTTGCCCCACAAAAAGCCAGTAATTCGTTTGATTCAGTTTTCGCTTTCCGACCACACGCAAAAACAAAAAACAGTACTATTATATATAGTGTGTATTTTTTCATTTTTATACCTTGCCAAAATTATATTTCTTTTCAGAACATTCAATAAATTGAGATAAATGAATTGCAGAACTGGAGATTAACGCATAAAAGTTTAGGCCAACAGAACTATTGGCAACTAAGCAGAGCGAATCAGCAGTATTAAACAGTTTCTTCCTGCAGCAATTTTTCTTCGCAAAAACGTTTCAATTCATCGGTAAAACCAAGCATACGAACCAAATCGGAGCGCGATGGATCTTTTGTTTCCAAAACTTCGAGCGAGCAGAAATTCATAAAACTGTTTATAAATCTGGCTTCCACATGAAATGAGTCAGGAATTTCCATCGATTTCTGAACCTGCTTCAAAATGGCTGTAATTCCTGAATGTTCGGGCATCTGTCCGATTTTTGAGCACAAGGCAGTAAGGTAATTTTCAATGGCCATACTCAACAAATTATATACAACCTGACTTCCAAACTTCGACTTGTTAAACGAGCCAAACGCTGTTTTAGAGTAGGCATTCGCTTCATCAAAATATTTTCTCCAACTTTCCATAACTGTTTTTTTAGTGATTAATAATTATAAGCCCGAT
The sequence above is a segment of the uncultured Draconibacterium sp. genome. Coding sequences within it:
- the modC gene encoding molybdenum ABC transporter ATP-binding protein, translated to MKPVLKFHIKLQRKDFVLDVKAEIPDGITGIFGPSGHGKTSLLNSIAGIVKPDLGNIYIKGEKVFDSENKLNVPVKNRKVGYVFQDVRLFPHYSVCKNLNYGRKEKGRSVIFDEVVNTLKIEHLLNKKPEECSGGEKQRVAIGRAILSGSQILLMDEPFSAVDVKLRKEIIPFLNAVNQKFNIPIIIVSHDLPDLLSLTDNLLLLQNGKILAHGKFHDLILNQDNLNVMHESGWFNIMHLFVFASLPSKEMVLLKSDKSDLQIQVLTQFITSPVEINTPLKVLIKPENIALAKEPVSNISLRNQIQGTIQKVFLKDGLAFCIVDVGENIIVEVTEASQKNMNLQPGEQVYCLFKSAALKIFSV
- the modB gene encoding molybdate ABC transporter permease subunit; its protein translation is MSELFQYTASEWSAIQLSLSVAIICSVITLPLAVGIGWFLARKKFYGKSIVEGILHLPLVLPPITTGYLLLLVFGNRGFIGSFFYEKLGIQIAFSFYAAVIAAIFVSFPLVTRSVRLSIELVDQKLEQAARTLGASNMRVFFTITLPLALPGVISGFILSFARSLGEFGATISFAGNIEGKTQTLPLAIFSEMQVPGQEASTMRLVFVSVILSLLAMIAAEFLNKRIIKRKTA
- the modA gene encoding molybdate ABC transporter substrate-binding protein, which produces MKKYTLYIIVLFFVFACGRKAKTESNELLAFCGASLTNVISELAENYEKENAVDIQLNFASSGTLARQIEHGAQPAVYISANEKWVDYLIQLDLLVPETKQMVAGNSLVVVVPLDSPIDSISFQSNLPELFSGRLAMGDPKHVPAGDYAQQAINNAGYADELKARILPTKDVRSALMVVELGEVEMGIVYKTDALKSEKVKIVSEVPDSLYSPVGFYASVLKTKNNKQTLGFYEYLSSPEAKVIWLKHGFKFE